One genomic window of Gallus gallus isolate bGalGal1 chromosome 34, bGalGal1.mat.broiler.GRCg7b, whole genome shotgun sequence includes the following:
- the KANSL2 gene encoding KAT8 regulatory NSL complex subunit 2 isoform X1 — MNRIRIHVLPSNRGRLTPIPRPQEPQCCAFSQRQCSQPRLEGHDFCIKHILEDRSAPFKQCSYISAKNGKRCPNAAPKPEKKDGVSFCAEHARRNALALQAQLKKSNPGPVSETLLCQLSSYARTELGSHSTDSGRSEASRILDEDSWSDGEQDPITVDQTWRGDPDSEADSIDSDQEDPLKHAGVYTAEEVALIMREKLIRLQSLYIDQFKRLQHLLKEKKRRFLHSRKAEHDAVGSSLLTGPEGLTAKERDNLKRLKCLRRYRQRYGVEALLHRQLKERRVMATDGAAQQAHTTRSSQRCLAFVDDVRCSNPSLPMARHCLTRILPSCCALGPPAHGCQLSSDTPRARLGTGDGHGDPPAHPLQVPHCGSHAGLCRAWIGAGGWSGSCTLLCPLSCCSSGAALRHSSGCGTPTPRVTLWPYCTFPLTPISDICQDTNQTLFKPCQGSEEVPCNKPVPISLSEEPCCPLHLRLPPQMYVPEQVLAVPEELEAAPTDLYLSAAELQPTESLPLEFSDDLDVVGDGMQCPPSPLLFDPSAALAPSIRDVAEAPIDILALEDPPHAAVPPPHVAPTDRGTHSFATAAVSPAQSAPRPEDPPNGTLQPSAVS, encoded by the exons ATGAACAGGATCCGGATCCACGTTCTGCCGTCCAACCGCGGCCGCCTCACCCCCATCCCGCGGCCTCAGGAGCCGCAGTGCTGCGCCTTCAGCCAACGGCAGTGCTCCCAACCCCGCCTGGAGGGCCACGACTTCTGCATCAAACACATCCTCGAGGACCGCAGCGCGCCCTTCAAGCAGTGCAGTTACATCTCAGCCAAGAATGGCAAACGCTGCCCCAACGCTGCCCCCAAACCGGAGAAGAAGGACGG AGTGTCCTTCTGCGCTGAGCACGCCCGCAGGAACGCGTTGGCGCTCCAGGCTCAGCTGAAGAAATCCAACCCTGGACCCGTGAGTGAGACACTGCTGTGCCAGCTCAGCTCCTACGCCAGGACAGAGCTGGGCTCCCACAGCACCGACAGCGGCCGCAGCGAGGCCAGCCGCATCCTGG ATGAGGACAGCTGGAGTGATGGCGAGCAGGACCCTATCACAGTGGATCAGACGTGGAGGGGGGACCCGGACAGCGAGGCTGACAGCATCGATAGCGACCAGGAGGATCCCTTGAA GCACGCCGGCGTGTACACGGCTGAGGAGGTGGCCCTGATCATGAGGGAGAAGCTGATCCGCCTGCAGTCGCTGTACATCGATCAGTTCaagaggctgcagcacctcctgaAGGAGAAGAAGCGGCGCTTCCTGCACAGCCGCAAGGCAGAGCACGACGCTGTAG gcAGCAGCCTCCTGACGGGGCCTGAAGGGCTCACGGCCAAGGAAAGGGACAACCTGAAGCGCCTCAAATGCCTGCGGCGCTACCGGCAGCGCTACGGCGTGGAGGCTCTGCTGCACCGGCAGCTGAAGGAGCGCAGGGTGATGGCGACCGACGGCGCGGCCCAGCAG GCTCACACCACGCGCTCCAGCCAGAGGTGTTTGGCCTTCGTGGACGACGTGCGCTGCTCCAACCCCTCGCTGCCCATGGCCCGGCACTGCCTTACTCGTATCCTTCCATCCTGCTGTGCACTGGGACCCCCTGCCCATG GATGCCAGCTGAGCTCGGACACCCCCAGGGCACGGCTGGGCACCGGGGACGGACACGGGGACCCCCCAGCCCACCCACTGCAGGTCCCGCACTGCGGATCCCACGCTGGGCTTTGCAGAGCATGGATTGGGGCTGGAGGATGGAGCGGGTCCTGCACGCTGCTGTGtcccctcagctgctgcagctcaggagctgctctgcGTCACAGCAGTGGTtgtgggacccccaccccaagGG TCACGCTGTGGCCATACTGCACTTTCCCCTTGACCCCCATCTCAGACATCTGCCAGGACACCAACCAGACGCTGTTCAAACCGTGCCAGGGCTCCGAGGAGGTGCCCTGCAACAAACCCGTTCCCATCAGCCTCTCAGAGGAGCCCTGCTGCCCGCTGCACCTCCGCCTGCCCCCGCAGATGTACGTCCCCGAGCAGGTGCTGGCTGTGCCCGAGGAGCTGGAGGCGGCCCCCACCGACCTGTAcctgagtgctgcagagctgcagcccaccGAGAGTTTGCCCCTGGAGTTCAGCGAT GACCTGGACGTGGTGGGTGATGGCATGCAgtgccccccatccccgctGCTCTTCGATCCGTCCGCCGCCCTCGCTCCGTCCATCCGGGATGTGGCTGAAGCCCCCATTGACATTTTGGCCCTGGAGGACCCCCCTCACGCCGCCGTCCCCCCCCCACACGTGGCACCCACAGACAGGGGGACCCACAGCTTCGCCACGGCTGCGGTGTCACCTGCACAG AGCGCCCCGCGCCCCGAGGACCCCCCCAATGGGACCCTGCAGCCCTCGGCTGTCAGCTga
- the KANSL2 gene encoding KAT8 regulatory NSL complex subunit 2 isoform X2, giving the protein MNRIRIHVLPSNRGRLTPIPRPQEPQCCAFSQRQCSQPRLEGHDFCIKHILEDRSAPFKQCSYISAKNGKRCPNAAPKPEKKDGVSFCAEHARRNALALQAQLKKSNPGPVSETLLCQLSSYARTELGSHSTDSGRSEASRILDEDSWSDGEQDPITVDQTWRGDPDSEADSIDSDQEDPLKHAGVYTAEEVALIMREKLIRLQSLYIDQFKRLQHLLKEKKRRFLHSRKAEHDAVGSSLLTGPEGLTAKERDNLKRLKCLRRYRQRYGVEALLHRQLKERRVMATDGAAQQAHTTRSSQRCLAFVDDVRCSNPSLPMARHCLTRILPSCCALGPPAHGCQLSSDTPRARLGTGDGHGDPPAHPLQVPHCGSHAGLCRAWIGAGGWSGSCTLLCPLSCCSSGAALRHSSGCGTPTPRVTLWPYCTFPLTPISDICQDTNQTLFKPCQGSEEVPCNKPVPISLSEEPCCPLHLRLPPQMYVPEQVLAVPEELEAAPTDLYLSAAELQPTESLPLEFSDDRFLPTPPIPAGTHGDFNPPTPPRSS; this is encoded by the exons ATGAACAGGATCCGGATCCACGTTCTGCCGTCCAACCGCGGCCGCCTCACCCCCATCCCGCGGCCTCAGGAGCCGCAGTGCTGCGCCTTCAGCCAACGGCAGTGCTCCCAACCCCGCCTGGAGGGCCACGACTTCTGCATCAAACACATCCTCGAGGACCGCAGCGCGCCCTTCAAGCAGTGCAGTTACATCTCAGCCAAGAATGGCAAACGCTGCCCCAACGCTGCCCCCAAACCGGAGAAGAAGGACGG AGTGTCCTTCTGCGCTGAGCACGCCCGCAGGAACGCGTTGGCGCTCCAGGCTCAGCTGAAGAAATCCAACCCTGGACCCGTGAGTGAGACACTGCTGTGCCAGCTCAGCTCCTACGCCAGGACAGAGCTGGGCTCCCACAGCACCGACAGCGGCCGCAGCGAGGCCAGCCGCATCCTGG ATGAGGACAGCTGGAGTGATGGCGAGCAGGACCCTATCACAGTGGATCAGACGTGGAGGGGGGACCCGGACAGCGAGGCTGACAGCATCGATAGCGACCAGGAGGATCCCTTGAA GCACGCCGGCGTGTACACGGCTGAGGAGGTGGCCCTGATCATGAGGGAGAAGCTGATCCGCCTGCAGTCGCTGTACATCGATCAGTTCaagaggctgcagcacctcctgaAGGAGAAGAAGCGGCGCTTCCTGCACAGCCGCAAGGCAGAGCACGACGCTGTAG gcAGCAGCCTCCTGACGGGGCCTGAAGGGCTCACGGCCAAGGAAAGGGACAACCTGAAGCGCCTCAAATGCCTGCGGCGCTACCGGCAGCGCTACGGCGTGGAGGCTCTGCTGCACCGGCAGCTGAAGGAGCGCAGGGTGATGGCGACCGACGGCGCGGCCCAGCAG GCTCACACCACGCGCTCCAGCCAGAGGTGTTTGGCCTTCGTGGACGACGTGCGCTGCTCCAACCCCTCGCTGCCCATGGCCCGGCACTGCCTTACTCGTATCCTTCCATCCTGCTGTGCACTGGGACCCCCTGCCCATG GATGCCAGCTGAGCTCGGACACCCCCAGGGCACGGCTGGGCACCGGGGACGGACACGGGGACCCCCCAGCCCACCCACTGCAGGTCCCGCACTGCGGATCCCACGCTGGGCTTTGCAGAGCATGGATTGGGGCTGGAGGATGGAGCGGGTCCTGCACGCTGCTGTGtcccctcagctgctgcagctcaggagctgctctgcGTCACAGCAGTGGTtgtgggacccccaccccaagGG TCACGCTGTGGCCATACTGCACTTTCCCCTTGACCCCCATCTCAGACATCTGCCAGGACACCAACCAGACGCTGTTCAAACCGTGCCAGGGCTCCGAGGAGGTGCCCTGCAACAAACCCGTTCCCATCAGCCTCTCAGAGGAGCCCTGCTGCCCGCTGCACCTCCGCCTGCCCCCGCAGATGTACGTCCCCGAGCAGGTGCTGGCTGTGCCCGAGGAGCTGGAGGCGGCCCCCACCGACCTGTAcctgagtgctgcagagctgcagcccaccGAGAGTTTGCCCCTGGAGTTCAGCGAT GACAGATTCCTTCCCACCCCTCCTATCCCAGCGGGAACACACGGGGATTTTAATCCCCCGACGCCCCCACGCAGCTCTTAA
- the KANSL2 gene encoding KAT8 regulatory NSL complex subunit 2 isoform X3, with protein MNRIRIHVLPSNRGRLTPIPRPQEPQCCAFSQRQCSQPRLEGHDFCIKHILEDRSAPFKQCSYISAKNGKRCPNAAPKPEKKDGVSFCAEHARRNALALQAQLKKSNPGPVSETLLCQLSSYARTELGSHSTDSGRSEASRILDEDSWSDGEQDPITVDQTWRGDPDSEADSIDSDQEDPLKHAGVYTAEEVALIMREKLIRLQSLYIDQFKRLQHLLKEKKRRFLHSRKAEHDAVGSSLLTGPEGLTAKERDNLKRLKCLRRYRQRYGVEALLHRQLKERRVMATDGAAQQAHTTRSSQRCLAFVDDVRCSNPSLPMARHCLTHICQDTNQTLFKPCQGSEEVPCNKPVPISLSEEPCCPLHLRLPPQMYVPEQVLAVPEELEAAPTDLYLSAAELQPTESLPLEFSDDLDVVGDGMQCPPSPLLFDPSAALAPSIRDVAEAPIDILALEDPPHAAVPPPHVAPTDRGTHSFATAAVSPAQSAPRPEDPPNGTLQPSAVS; from the exons ATGAACAGGATCCGGATCCACGTTCTGCCGTCCAACCGCGGCCGCCTCACCCCCATCCCGCGGCCTCAGGAGCCGCAGTGCTGCGCCTTCAGCCAACGGCAGTGCTCCCAACCCCGCCTGGAGGGCCACGACTTCTGCATCAAACACATCCTCGAGGACCGCAGCGCGCCCTTCAAGCAGTGCAGTTACATCTCAGCCAAGAATGGCAAACGCTGCCCCAACGCTGCCCCCAAACCGGAGAAGAAGGACGG AGTGTCCTTCTGCGCTGAGCACGCCCGCAGGAACGCGTTGGCGCTCCAGGCTCAGCTGAAGAAATCCAACCCTGGACCCGTGAGTGAGACACTGCTGTGCCAGCTCAGCTCCTACGCCAGGACAGAGCTGGGCTCCCACAGCACCGACAGCGGCCGCAGCGAGGCCAGCCGCATCCTGG ATGAGGACAGCTGGAGTGATGGCGAGCAGGACCCTATCACAGTGGATCAGACGTGGAGGGGGGACCCGGACAGCGAGGCTGACAGCATCGATAGCGACCAGGAGGATCCCTTGAA GCACGCCGGCGTGTACACGGCTGAGGAGGTGGCCCTGATCATGAGGGAGAAGCTGATCCGCCTGCAGTCGCTGTACATCGATCAGTTCaagaggctgcagcacctcctgaAGGAGAAGAAGCGGCGCTTCCTGCACAGCCGCAAGGCAGAGCACGACGCTGTAG gcAGCAGCCTCCTGACGGGGCCTGAAGGGCTCACGGCCAAGGAAAGGGACAACCTGAAGCGCCTCAAATGCCTGCGGCGCTACCGGCAGCGCTACGGCGTGGAGGCTCTGCTGCACCGGCAGCTGAAGGAGCGCAGGGTGATGGCGACCGACGGCGCGGCCCAGCAG GCTCACACCACGCGCTCCAGCCAGAGGTGTTTGGCCTTCGTGGACGACGTGCGCTGCTCCAACCCCTCGCTGCCCATGGCCCGGCACTGCCTTACTC ACATCTGCCAGGACACCAACCAGACGCTGTTCAAACCGTGCCAGGGCTCCGAGGAGGTGCCCTGCAACAAACCCGTTCCCATCAGCCTCTCAGAGGAGCCCTGCTGCCCGCTGCACCTCCGCCTGCCCCCGCAGATGTACGTCCCCGAGCAGGTGCTGGCTGTGCCCGAGGAGCTGGAGGCGGCCCCCACCGACCTGTAcctgagtgctgcagagctgcagcccaccGAGAGTTTGCCCCTGGAGTTCAGCGAT GACCTGGACGTGGTGGGTGATGGCATGCAgtgccccccatccccgctGCTCTTCGATCCGTCCGCCGCCCTCGCTCCGTCCATCCGGGATGTGGCTGAAGCCCCCATTGACATTTTGGCCCTGGAGGACCCCCCTCACGCCGCCGTCCCCCCCCCACACGTGGCACCCACAGACAGGGGGACCCACAGCTTCGCCACGGCTGCGGTGTCACCTGCACAG AGCGCCCCGCGCCCCGAGGACCCCCCCAATGGGACCCTGCAGCCCTCGGCTGTCAGCTga
- the NCKAP5L gene encoding LOW QUALITY PROTEIN: nck-associated protein 5-like isoform X1 (The sequence of the model RefSeq protein was modified relative to this genomic sequence to represent the inferred CDS: deleted 2 bases in 2 codons) has translation MAESLAEAPGDARGGGGANRELLQRLRELEEENSALAQANENQRETYERCLDEVANHVVQALLNQKDLREECLKLKKRVAELERQNRALSDLCQQRLQPPPGPPPAQLRPLSPDPPGSPERPPAPPPHGCCAPPAQVTPLGPPSITALSPPLCPTAAPPLDALSPFLKKKAQILEVLRRLEEETDPLLGGPPHTAPPTPEPPLPPYLGLYEEESPEGGCPHTWGCPQPHCCPHPWGSKGRDPPPALRLSPQLPRASRIPCRSGPPETPPESPNFPQPHTYGAAPPPQPHTYGATPSPQPQSHGSAPPPQPHTYGGAPSPGTPQPQSCGASPQGPPPPHAYGSTPPPPPHTYGSTPPPQPHTYGSAPPPHPYDPPPPPPSIPSDRAAASPPPSRRSVPGGSAQCRRPFKKPPESSAAPPPLKERSGAPTKSGPPPGRPSARSGRSGPKPPDPIGGGGGGAGPRGRPAAGGGGGGGGGGPPHTAPVPAAPNPPPPPAAGAHSAIEEKVMKGIEENVLRLQGGGGDGKGKGGGGGGGGGGGGGGGGGGLAGWLGLRRSKLPALRGRGEWGPAALRRDGKTAGGRKAETEGVNISRLMERAEDLRRALRDGVRDGVRDGVRDGVRDGVRDGVRDGEAALRGAGREELKGRGGAARRRAAGRDGTAREFVQRLLERVDGKDASYESRLEHKRDLCRNGIVGHLRGGQEPPHKVPSVGLRGELHPDERLSELGPLQHFAACSSLTRTLDSGIGTFPPPDYGGVPTKGAPKPRGIAAPPPSAPPAPPPPPPNTKVPRKARTLERELPGVEELMGKRRSGPTAPHSGVSAAQRGGLQADAVKPRRAQQGKNWTFPNARSCGAADPFLCTAGGMSLLAPPHYSLPSAAHPRGAAHLRTPPPPLPPPLSAGSSRTPSASDVGDEGARRCGRGGGAAAPPGLEHSESLSDSLYDSLSSCGSQG, from the exons ATGGCGGAGAGTTTGGCCGAAGCTCCGGGGGACgcccggggggggggaggggcgaACCGGGAACTGCTGCAGCGGCTGCGGGAATTGGAG GAGGAGAACTCGGCTCTGGCTCAGGCCAATGAGAACCAACGGGAGACGTACGAGCGCTGCTTGGATGAg GTCGCCAACCACGTGGTGCAGGCGCTGCTCAACCAGAAG gACCTGCGGGAGGAGTGCCTGAAGCTGAAGAAGCGCGTGGCGGAGCTGGAGAGGCAGAACCGGGCGCTGAGCGACCTCTGCCAGCAGCGCCTGCAGCCCCCGCCcggaccccccccagcccag CTGCGCCCGCTGTCCCCGGACCCCCCCGGCAGCCCTGAGCGCCCacccgccccgccgccccacGGCTGCTGTGCCCCCCCAGCGCAG gtcaccccattgggacccccatCGATCACCGCTCTCAgcccccccctctgccccaccgccgcccccccccTGGACGCCCTCTCCCCATTCTTGAAGAAGAAGGCGCAGATCCTGGAAGTGCTGCGCAGATTGGAGGAGGAAACGGACCCTCTGCTGGGGGGGCCCCCCCAcaccgccccccccacccccgagcccccccttcccccataTCTGGGCCTATACGAGGAGGAGAGCCCCGAGGGCGGCTGC CCCCACACCTGGGGgtgccctcagccccactgctgtccccatccatgGGGCTCAAAGGGTCGGGACCCCCCCCCCGCGCTGCGCCTCAGCCCTCAGCTGCCCCGCGCCTCCCGCATCCCGTGCCGCAGCGGCCCCCCCGAAACGCCCCCCGAGAGCCCCAActtcccccagccccacacttatggggcggccccgcccccccaaccccacacttACGGGGCGACTCcgtccccccagccccaaagtCACGGCTCAGCCccgcccccccaaccccacacctaTGGGGGGGCGCCATCCCCGGggaccccccagccccagtcCTGCGGGGCATCACCACAgggaccccccccgccccacgcCTATGGGTCaaccccgccccccccgccccacactTATGGGTCGACCCCTCCCCCTCAGCCGCACACCTATGGGTCAGCCCCGCCCCCCCACCCTTAcgacccccccccgccccccccctccatcccatcGGACCGAGCAGCcgcgtccccccccccctcccgccgcTCCGTCCCGGGGGGTTCCGCTCAGTGCCGCCGCCCCTTTAAGAAACCCCCCGAGTCCTCCGCTGCGCCCCCCCCCCTTAAGGAGCGCTCGGGGGCTCCCACCAAAAGCGGCCCCCCCCCCGGGCGACCCTCAGCTCGGAGCGGCCGCAGCGGCCCGAAACCCCCCGACCCCAtcggagggggcggggggggcgcggggccgcggggccgaccggctgcgggcggggggggcggcggaggGGGCGGCGGACCCCCCCATACGGCTCCCGTCCCCGCCGCCCCCAAtccgccgcccccccccgcggCGGGGGCGCATTCCGCCATCGAAGAGAAAGTGATGAAAGGGATCGAAGAGAACGTATTGAggctgcaggggggggggggggacggcaAAGGGaagggcggggggggcggcggggggggcggcggcggcggcgggggggggggcggcggtcTGGCGGGGTGGCTCGGATTGCGCCGCAGTAAATTGCCCGCATTGCGCGGCCGCGGCGAATGGGGACCCGCAGCGCTGCGCAGGGACGGCAAAACGGCGGGGGGGCGGAAAGCGGAGACGGAGGGGGTGAATATATCCCGTCTGATGGAACGGGCGGAGGATCTGAGGAGGGCGCTGCGGGACGGAGTGCGGGACGGAGTGCGGGACGGAGTGCGGGACGGAGTGCGGGACGGAGTGCGGGACGGAGTGCGGGACGGAGAGGCGGCGCTGCGCGGCGCGGGGAGGGAGGAACTGAAGGGGCGCGGAGGGGCGGCGCGGAGACGCGCAGCGGGACGGGATGGAACGGCGAGAGAATTCGTACAGAGACTGCTGGAGAG gGTGGATGGGAAGGACGCGTCCTATGAGAGCCGCCTGGAGCACAAACGGGATCTGTGCCGCAACGGCATCGTGGGGCACCTGAGGGGCGGCCAGGAGCCCCCCCACAAG GTTCCCAgtgtggggctgcggggtgaGCTGCACCCCGATGAGCGCTTATCAGAACTGGGGCCGCTGCAGCACTTCGCAG cctgcagctccctgacGCGCACTCTGGACAGCGGCATCGGGACTTTCCCCCCCCCGGATTATGGGGGGGTCCCCACGAAAGGAGCCCCCAAACCTCGTGGGAtcgctgcccccccccccagcgctCCTcccgcgccccccccgcccccccccaacACCAAAGTACCCCGCAAGGCCCGCACTTTGGAGCGGGAGCTGCCGGGGGTGGAGGAGCTGATGGGGAAACGCCGCTCCGGCCCCACTGCGCCCCACAGCGGAGTCAGTGCGGCCCAacggggggggctgcagg CCGATGCTGTGAAGCCGCGCCGCGCTCAGCAGGGCAAGAATTGGACCTTCCCCAACGCGCGGAGCTGCGGGGCGGCCGATCCATTCCTGTGCACCGCGGGGGGGAtg TCTCTTCTCGCCCCCCCCCATTACAGCCTCCCGTCTGCAGCCCATCCCCGCGGCGCGGCGCATCtccggacccccccccccccgctgcccccccccctgAGCGCGGGCAGCAGCCGCACCCCCAGCGCGTCCGACGTGGGGGATGAGGGC GCGCGGAGGTGCGGTCgcggggggggggctgcggccCCCCCCGGGTTGGAGCACTCGGAGTCGCTCAGCGATTCCCTGTATGACAGTCTGTCCTCCTGCGGCAGTCAGGGCTGA
- the TMBIM6 gene encoding bax inhibitor 1 isoform X1, whose translation MNVFDRSINLDALFKFSHISASTQEHLKRVYGSFALCMLLAAVGAYVNVVTHLFQFSLLSGLGSLGLMVWLTATPHSRETEQQRLGMLAGFAFLTGINLGPLLQMCIAINPSIIPTAFLGTAAIFGCFSLSALYARRRSFLYLGGFLLSGLTLLLLSSLLNALLGSVWLFTANLYVGLMLMCGFVLFDTQLIIEKAESGDKDYIWHCVDLFLDFVNIFRELLMILGVNENKKKEKK comes from the exons ATGAACGTCTTTGACCGCAGCATCAACTTGGATGCCCTCTTCAAGTTCTCCCATAT CTCAGCCTCCACCCAGGAGCACCTGAAGAGGGTCTATGGCAGCTTTGCTCTCTGTATGCTGCTGGCGGCCGTGGGGGCGTACGTCAATGTGGTCACCCATCTGTTCCAG TTCAGCCTGCTGAGTGGTTTGGGCTCCCTGGGGCTGATGGTGTGGCTGACAGCGACGCCCCACAGCAGAGAGACGGAGCAGCAGCGGCTGGGGATGCTGGCAGGCTTTGCCTTCCTCACAG GCATCAACCTGGGGCCCCTCCTGCAGATGTGCATCGCCATCAA ccccagcaTTATCCCCACCGCCTTCCTGGGCACGGCCGCCATCTTCGGCTGTTTCTCACTCAGTGCTCTCTATGCCCGGCGCCGCAGTTTTCTCTACCTGGGAG GTTTTCTGCTCTCCGGCctcactctgctgctgctctcctctctgcttaaCGCACTGCTGGGCTCCGTGTGGCTCTTCACG GCCAATCTGTACGTGGGGCTGATGCTGATGTGTGGCTTCGTGCTCTTCGACACTCAGCTCATCATTGAGAAGGCAGAGAGCGGAGATAAGGATTACATCTG GCACTGCGTGGATCTCTTCCTGGATTTTGTCAACATCTTCCGAGAGCTGCTGATGATCCTGGGGGTGAAtgag AacaagaagaaggagaagaagtgA